The sequence CCTTCCTGGTTTCGAGGAAAGGAACGCCTAAAGGAAACGCAGGCAAAAGCCCAGGCCAGCCGACGCAGATCCCGTAGAGGGGATAAGGAAAAGCAAGAGGCTGAGAGAGACCTCATCGGCCGGGTTCGCAGCACAGCGGAGGTGACCTTATGCCGATAGTCAGAGTAGAGATGTGGCCGGGCAGAACCCATGCCCAGAAGGCAGAACTGGCCCGCCTTATCACTGAGGCAGTGGTAAAGGTGGCTGACACCACGCCCCAAGCCACTATAGTAATATTCGAGGATGTGCCGAAGGAGAACTGGGCTGTGGGCGGGGTGCTTGCCTCAGATGCCAATAAGTAGGGATTTCTTGAAGATAGGCTTAGCCCGCGAGCGCCCCAAGAATAGTCAGTTGGTTTCCTGCTACCTTTTGTGCCTTTCTATGCTTTGCCGAACTATCTTGCAGTGAGAGACTCGAGAATTCAAAG comes from Chloroflexota bacterium and encodes:
- a CDS encoding 4-oxalocrotonate tautomerase, translated to MPIVRVEMWPGRTHAQKAELARLITEAVVKVADTTPQATIVIFEDVPKENWAVGGVLASDANK